The following is a genomic window from Manihot esculenta cultivar AM560-2 chromosome 9, M.esculenta_v8, whole genome shotgun sequence.
CAAACTTCTCTTCATTTTGGGTAAAATACTATAGAGGACTTCATGAATAATTGACAAAGAAGTATAAACATGGGGACAAGAACTTTCCACCCCCAAAACTCCAGATCTGCATTGATCGGATGCTCCATAAATAAGGTTTTTCCGGTGGAAGATACAACTCCACAAACAATAAAGGTTATCCACATGGGAaagcatgctcaaaacttgcatgCTCCACAAACCAAGTGTTTCTGATGGAAAATAAAACAACACGAACAATAAAGGTCGGCCACATGGAAAGCATACTTGAAACTAGTTTATCTTCATGGACTTGGTCACCCTCCAGAGTTTCCATCGGTTTTTTTCTAGCTCTTTTGAGATTTTGTCATGGCGATGTAAGTGCAGCCTTGTCAAGGAAACTGCAAATCATAATAAGAAATTGTGGTAGTTGTTTCTTGCAGTAAACAATGTGGTAGGAAAGAAGCAATATATATTACTTGGTATACAATACAAAGATCCAAATCCACTAAAGATTCGAGGGATGTGCTGTAGAAATGTGAAGAAGCAAGAAACAAACAGGGAAGACCAAAGGCATCTACTGTGAAAATAAATCATTGCCAAGATCACTTCTCTCATACAGTATTGGTAACATTCAGTTATTACAATAGAAAGGAAAGAACAAAGTGACATAGCCTTAGTAGGTTTTAGGAGCATTCTTACTGCGAAGGAATCATCCTTTTGTTCAAACAAACTATAAATTTCTCTCTTGTAATATCCAAGCTTTTGTAAGTTAGGAGATATAGCACACTATAAAGAATCTTAAATAGACACTGGTTACTGACATAATTCAGTTTTGTAAACTGAAGAATAAAGTAGTGTGTATTCTTCCTAATTAGATTAGAGAAAACAAGTAGTTGAGTAGGACATGTTCTAACTGAAAATACTGTTACCTGTAATTTGAAAAATCATACCATGTCTGCCTATCATTACAGTTATCTGGAAAACAAAAATCACGAATAAGTAACCCCAAAAATTACCAAACACAAAAAAGTAGTAAAGCAAAGAAAAATATTGTAACACGTCCCAACAAGAAGCCTTTACCCTGAATAGGATCCTCTGAATCCTCAGGAAATGAAAAGCTCAATTCTGATGAAGGGTGAACATTCTTGTCTTCAACAAATGATTGAGGAGATTTAAACTAAAATCAAATGAAGATTGAAGGGGGAGCAGTTCATTAAAAACTAGGAAACTTGTAATGAGAAACTACCCAAGAAGCTTGAAGAATTCAATGAACTGAATTGATTAAAGATCGTCCAATCGAGGTTGGTTCAATTCATATGCACTTTACAACAAAATCAAGAAGACAAATGCTTGTTGAAGGCCAGATTCCCACAACAAATAAGCCAAAATCTGGATCACACAACTGAAACTGCACCAGATAAATGAGAGCTTTCCCACACCTCAATACCCTCAACATCTTCCCTGCTAACAAACAGCCTATTCCCTCCCCCTTCAATTTTCTTGATTATCCCTCTCTCTGAATCCTCCAATTTATCCACAAAATTCCTTCTATACAACTCCTCACCTATCACATTCTCTGTATCTATTCCATTTTCCTTCTCAATCACCCTTGACCAAACCTCCAGAGCCCCTTCTCTTCCCACAAAAACCTGACTTCTATAGCAATGTATCACACTATCTACTGCGCCACCAGTGTATCTCATCATTGGGTTTTTATCTTTCAGATAAACCCAAGGATCATCCCCTAAATTGCGTAAATCTGCCATTGCTAAATCCCCAGATTTGGAACAGATCTTGAACAAATTCGAGCCCTCAACGTCGACATCGACGTCCGCGAATGAATCACCAAATCTGCTGCTCCGGCCAGAACCAGGCTCGCTCGTCTCCCAAATCACCGCTCCATTAGCCCTTGGGTCCCATATTCTGATGTATCCCGAGTACCCAAACGCCCCACTTGTGACCGCGGTTCCGATTATCACACCGGTATCGGGAAGCCAAGTTAGCTTCCCGGGGACCATAGTCTTCGCTGAGCTCCCAGATTGTCTCGCAATTTCGGAGACAATCTGGAGTGTTGATTTATCTATTACTAGTATGCAATTCTCTCTGTGTTGACAATCGAAGGAAGCAAAAACCTGATTCGATGAGTCAGCGATTGAAGTTACCCGGGCTTTATATATTCTAGGATCCGATGAGTCAGTCCAGTGAGTTGACCCGAGGTGACTAGCGCtacaaaaatcataaaaatggaGTCCAGCAGCGGAGTTTGATCCGACGGTGGCAACATCCGGCAAGATTCGGCGTATGGAGGTGATATCATCAAGATGCGTACGGATGGTGCCAGTGTGGCTGAGGTTCCAATCATAAGCTGATATTTGGCCTCCGTGTGCTATCCAGATGGAGCCATCTCCAGCTGCAGCAGTGAAGGTGGAGGGCAGGCCGTCTGAAGCGGGGTGGATGGTGGTGACAAGGGAGGCGTCGATTCCAGATAGAGGAGGCGGAGACATCGCAAATCGGAGCTGCGACTCGATGCCATAGTAGAGAGCCTCATCGGCGAGCTCTTGCTTGGAGAAGCGTTGAGCAGTAGAAGGTATGCGGCCGGAACGAAGCAGAGAAAGGAGAACGGAGAAAATCTCCGGGTCACGGTCAATGAAAACAGGGTCTTGAGTGTGGCGGCTGGACAGGGCGGCTAAGAGGGAGTCAGGACCGCCGGATTGCATCGTGGATATGGTTGTCTCGAAGAGCTTGCCTCCAACATTGAGCTTGATACGATCGGTGGGATGGCGAGATGGGCTAGAACTAGGAATTTCGTTCTCCATTAGTGGAAGACGTGGAATTGCTTCGCACTCGACTGTAATAATCTAGTACAATTTTAAGACGAGAAATTAAGACATAAAATTAAGGGAATAGAATATGATAAAATTCGTGGCCAGctcgattttatttaaaattaaatttaagtgaataaattaaaaattaaaaatttattatttataaaaattaaatttaattaaatttaattaaaattaaattaaattaatgtgatttgagtttgaatttttaataaattttttattttttatattttatttttaatattttaattaaaatattttaattttaatattatctaatttttttatattattaaaaataatatactagttcaatttaatttatttttattaaaattcaattgaattaaaataattaaaaatttaaaattaaaaatcaaactgaattaaaataaataaaaaataaaattaaaattttaaattaaataaaaaataaaaataaaattttaaattaattcaatttaataaatttttttaatttgaatcaaatatttattaacttttaaataaaattaataatttaatttttaaaatatattaaattaaattaaataattaatttaatatttaattctatcagtacttataatatttttaaaattgataaaagcatttttaagaaaatattataaacaaaaataaataaagtacaATTTTCTaccatttttttaaaacaatacaACTGGCAGTGCATTTAAGAAGGCCAAGGCAAAGATACAAAGTGGGCTTTAGCCATATAGCAATCTAAGAAGCAACCCACATTGAGCCAAGCACAGCCCAAACCAAAAAGTTACCAAAACCCAAAAATCAACCCATAAAATAGAGTTCAACTCAAACCCAAAAGCCAATCCATAGCCGAACCAAACCACTAAAATCAATGCAACACCTGCCAGAGCACCTTCCCTCGCCTTTGTCACCGATTGTCAAAGAAAACAAACCCCGACCAACCGCCAGTCAATGGCAACAACAACGACAATTAGAGAAAAGCACAAAATCTAACATACATGTCATAATTTGAagagaattataataatatattttaaaatttttattaaattactttattttatataattaatacttttttcattaatttattaatagacaaatgaaagagaaaaaataactaataagacattttaaacaatttaaagaaataattattcttttaatagaggtaagtttataataaaaaaattaattaatattttttaattttcttaaaactattaaatagttttaaataaaataaattttatattataaaaataaagtggtATGTATTCATAAacttaatttaatgataaatatatctaaataaatatgagagattttaattttatatttttaatttttaatttttagttaaaaaaaaaaagacagcgTGATTAAAAGTTATATATAGAGTGGGCTTCAGGGCTTTAGATGCCTTAAATTGATTTATAGCCCAATATTGAATCCAATGAATTGCTTTGGGGCTGATATTGTTAAATGCGAAATTTGGCCGTGTTcgctaatattaattttaatatttataaattttagttagaaaaaattattatttaatttctatattaccaaaaaaactttttatttagtcttttaattttaaaaaatacgttACAATATCTCTGATATTTTaaagtatttattaattaatttatttattaattttagcagttaaatatcataaaaaaattttaaatattttttacataaaatatttttcaaacataaattattttttataaataaatagaaactaaataaaataatatttcaaattttaattttttatatagattttcatatttttagtcCAGTAATAAGTGTATTtgaataaatctgagagatctcAAGTTCTGCTTTtccaattttcaattttcaatttccattttaaaaaaatatatgtatatacttttattatagttaagaaatataatatatctaaatattatttttgtttaataatatttagcaaatattaagttttttaaagaattttatgaaatattattactaattagtaaaacataaatgtagtttaaataaaaaactacaaattaatttatatgttcatatattatgttataagtatatataataaataatttttcaatatattttaatttacttcATAATAATTGCTATTTATTATAGCATTAAAAgggttattaataaatatatcatattaCGTAAccgattttaaattattttgtatatttttattaataatatttttaattttataatagtatGAAAATTTCTATatgatatgctcagaatgtgtgtgctggactttggcggttcttggaggcagcatctacctttggtggagtttgcctacaataacagccatcatgctagcatcgggatggctccatatgaagctttatatggaaggaagtgcagatcacctgtttgctgggaagaggttggagaaaaggctttagcagggcctgagctagtagagattaccagcagggtggtacccataatcagagaaagaatcaagactgctgcaagcagacagaagagttatgcagacgtccgtagaagacagttagagtttcaggagggggatctggtattgctcaaggtgtctccaatgaaaggagtggttcgcttcgggaagaaaggtaaactagccccacgatacatcggaccctttgaaatcttgcaaaggattgggaatgtgtcgtacaagctggatttacctgcttcaatggaaagaatccatccggttttccatgtttcaatgttgaggaagtttgtgtcagatccaagcaaggttcttagtgagcctgatgtggaggtccaagaggatctcacctatgttgagcagccagtgcggatcattgacacccagatcaggaagcttagaaacaaggaaatcccgatggtgaaagtcctgtggaaccaccacaatttggaggaatgcacttgggagacacgggagtctatgctccagcagtaccctcatctcttttaaggttagatctctaggtgtttatgtgctatgtgtgtaacgccccggaaatccggaccgctaccggcgctaggatccgggtcgacttaaggccgccgggacccgtagcaagcctgacatatatcctgtaaacctgtataatcccatacatgatcaacaacatgcataaaatttaaaacttttcctcatacatactgtcatcaactaactcaacttgtgcatactctgatcatatacataacatagtccctctgtgggatctcatcaagcctcaaaggcaaaacatcctgtgttgagttagtttacataaacatcataacataagatcatgtatatacaaaagggattaacaatatattatggtcaagcacaactctatcctcaataaccttattacataacatcctgaacatttttacattttatcataatacatttgtcatgtccacaaactaactattacatacatatgactttttcttcttgccttctctatctatcccgtacctgcaaacctgggggttaggggagaggggtgagctacacagcccagtgagtagaactataaaaagaatatttaaaatatgcta
Proteins encoded in this region:
- the LOC110622517 gene encoding protein ENDOPLASMIC RETICULUM-ARRESTED PEN3, producing the protein MENEIPSSSPSRHPTDRIKLNVGGKLFETTISTMQSGGPDSLLAALSSRHTQDPVFIDRDPEIFSVLLSLLRSGRIPSTAQRFSKQELADEALYYGIESQLRFAMSPPPLSGIDASLVTTIHPASDGLPSTFTAAAGDGSIWIAHGGQISAYDWNLSHTGTIRTHLDDITSIRRILPDVATVGSNSAAGLHFYDFCSASHLGSTHWTDSSDPRIYKARVTSIADSSNQVFASFDCQHRENCILVIDKSTLQIVSEIARQSGSSAKTMVPGKLTWLPDTGVIIGTAVTSGAFGYSGYIRIWDPRANGAVIWETSEPGSGRSSRFGDSFADVDVDVEGSNLFKICSKSGDLAMADLRNLGDDPWVYLKDKNPMMRYTGGAVDSVIHCYRSQVFVGREGALEVWSRVIEKENGIDTENVIGEELYRRNFVDKLEDSERGIIKKIEGGGNRLFVSREDVEGIEVWESSHLSGAVSVV